The Verrucomicrobium spinosum DSM 4136 = JCM 18804 DNA segment TTTCGGTGCCGATGCCCAGCTTGTCCGCGATCTCCTTGTAGATGTATCCGGAGGCCAGCAGCTCAATGACCTCCCCCTCGCGCGGCGAGAGTTTTTCGCTCTCGTCCACCGGTTTCGTGGGCCCGCGAAAGTACTGCACCACCCGGCGGGCGATGTGGGCGGAGAACTGGGCTCCACCCGAGTGGACATCACGGATGGCCTCGAACAGTTTCTCCGGGGCGCTCGATTTTACGAGGTATCCGCTCGCCCCTGCTTTGAGGGCGCGGAAGATGCGTTCGGCATCTTCATAGACGGTGAGCATGATGAACTCCATGTCCGGCAGGCGCTTCTTGAGCACCGCCACGCATTCAATGCCCGACATCCCTGGCAGTTGAATGTCCATCAAGACCACATCGGGTGGGTTGGTGGGGATCTGGCGGACGGCTTCTTCCCCAGACTTCACGGCGTAGAGGCACTCGATATCGCGGGCGCTTTTCAGCACCAGGAGGAGCTGCTCGCGCAGCCCTGGATCATCCTCCACGATCACGACCGTTTTCTTGTCTTTCATCAGCTTAGGTCGCAGGAGAAGAGGATGGTGATGACCGTCTGGAGGGCCTGGCAGGAATGGGCACTTCGAAACGGACGGTGGTGCCCTTGGCGGGCGTGCTGTGGAAGGTAACGGTGCCTCCCAGGGGATTCATGCGGCGCTCCATGTTGTTGAGACCGTGCCCTGGTGTCGTGTTTGCGGAATCGAATCCGCTCCCATTGTCGGTGATGGTGATCGTGAGGGTCGGATCGGTGAACTCCATGCGCACGGTGATCTCGGTGGCCGCAGCGTGCTTGATGGCATTGTGCAGGGCTTCCTTCACGGCCAGGGTGATGTTGTGACGCACCTCACTGGTGACGCGGCGTTGGCCCGGCACCTCGCAGGAATGAATGCGGCAGCGGATCCGTGCGGTGTCGCAGAAGTTCTGCGTGAGCTGGCAGATGTAGTTCACCAGCGCCTCCAGGTGATCGTGCTCGGGATTCACGGTCCATACGGTTTGGTAGAGTGCGCCCACCAGCTCGCGAGCCATGGCGGAGATGCGTTGGAAGCTCTCCCGCGAGGACTCGCTTTGGGGCTCGTTCTCGGCGAGCCCGCTCATGAGCGAGATGTGAGTGAGCCTCGCCCCGAGGTCGTCATGCAGATCCCGCGCAATCCGCAGGCGTTCCAGCTCGACCAACCGCTCTTGCTCGGCCCGGGCGAGGTGTTGGCGGATGCGCCGCCGGATGACGGCCCGGCATGCCCACCAGAGCACCAGCCCGCCGGTGATGGAACTGCTGATCCAAAACCAGACGCTGCGCCACAACGGTTTCAGCACCACAAACTGAAGCTGGCGGGGCCCTTGGAGGGAGTTGCCCGTGGCATCCAGTTCATCACTCCAGAAGGTATAGGTACTGGCATTCAGCCGACCGTAGTTCACATCAAAGCGGTTGCCCATGCCGATGTTGTACATCTCGGACCACTCGACGGTGAGGGTCTCGCCGGGAGTGACGCGTGGTGCCCCCGTGCGTAGAAGATTCCACTCTGCATGAGCTCCAGCATCATCATCCAGGATGCACAACGCTTCTCCCGCAGGGGTGGTCACCAGCCTGGCCATGGAAGGGCGGGTGCCGCTCCGCGTCCAGCCAGTGGCGAGGGAGTGCTGCTCATCAAGACCGGAGGCCGTTTCATAGACGAGCCTTGCTGTCGGCTTGGCCGGGCTCGAGAGCTTCAAGTCTCGAACGGCATAAAGTCCCATGGCCGTGGGAGGGCCGGACGAGGAAATAGCCACTGTCACGGTGGCGGCATCCGGTGGCACCCGTAAGGATTCCCGTCGCAAGGTGAAGGTGGAGGTCCCGGTCTCACCCCGCCATCCTGCACTGATGCCGTCCACCGGGAAGAGGCGCTGCCCCACCTGGTCTCCCGCTGCATCGGCGAACCGTACGATGAGGCACATCTCGCTCTCGATCTGACGCCAGGATTCATCCACTCCATCCAGTTTGAAGCGAATGCGGCGGCAGTTCTCTGGATCCTCCTGGGCGGATTTGCCAAGGCGGAAGCTGACCGTTTTGGCGAACGCCGGAACTCGAAAGCCAGTTGGACCCGCAGAGAACGGTTTGCCATCCACCAGCAACACCACCGGGGCGGGGTTGGGGAGGTATTCAGCATGGACTGCGGGCAGGGCCAGCGGCGAGACCAGGTAACCCCAGAGGATGGGTGCCATCCGCCACGGACCCCCACGCCGCTGGAGTGAGGCGGGTTGGGGGAGAATGGAGAGACGCGAAGGCACCACAGACGCTACTGTATCTGGAAGCAGTCTCAAATGCGAGGTTGGGTGCAGGGGGAGGACGGGGAGGTTTCGTGAGCTTGCCTCAAGTGGCAGGGGTTTTAGTGGGGTGTTGACTACGTTAGGCAAACGAACCAACCGCGCGATTGGGGGGCAAGGAACCACTTTGAGGTGCCCGCCACAGACCGAAGTTGATCCCAGTATGGGATCTGTAGCACAGCCCAAGGTTGGACGAGTCCCGCAAGGCGGGACGAGTCAACCTTGGGTAACGCCGAAGGAGATGATCAGGTGGGAAGGCCGGCAGCATTCGCTTCCTCCCAACCGCCTTCAACACCTCCACGTCAGCGCCTCAGGTTCCTTGGCTGGCGCAAATTTTCCCGTATGGCATGTCCGCCGCGCGGAATGCAGCCGCATACCCAACGGGATATCAGTGCCGCCGGGTAGTACCTTCAACCGTCTCCCGACACCCCACTCCTACGTCCCGCAAAAGGTCTGGTAATCACCAGAGGGCGAGCCTGCGAGGTACTCCTCCGGAGGCGGCTGCACGTG contains these protein-coding regions:
- a CDS encoding sensor histidine kinase; amino-acid sequence: MAPILWGYLVSPLALPAVHAEYLPNPAPVVLLVDGKPFSAGPTGFRVPAFAKTVSFRLGKSAQEDPENCRRIRFKLDGVDESWRQIESEMCLIVRFADAAGDQVGQRLFPVDGISAGWRGETGTSTFTLRRESLRVPPDAATVTVAISSSGPPTAMGLYAVRDLKLSSPAKPTARLVYETASGLDEQHSLATGWTRSGTRPSMARLVTTPAGEALCILDDDAGAHAEWNLLRTGAPRVTPGETLTVEWSEMYNIGMGNRFDVNYGRLNASTYTFWSDELDATGNSLQGPRQLQFVVLKPLWRSVWFWISSSITGGLVLWWACRAVIRRRIRQHLARAEQERLVELERLRIARDLHDDLGARLTHISLMSGLAENEPQSESSRESFQRISAMARELVGALYQTVWTVNPEHDHLEALVNYICQLTQNFCDTARIRCRIHSCEVPGQRRVTSEVRHNITLAVKEALHNAIKHAAATEITVRMEFTDPTLTITITDNGSGFDSANTTPGHGLNNMERRMNPLGGTVTFHSTPAKGTTVRFEVPIPARPSRRSSPSSSPAT
- a CDS encoding response regulator transcription factor, with the protein product MKDKKTVVIVEDDPGLREQLLLVLKSARDIECLYAVKSGEEAVRQIPTNPPDVVLMDIQLPGMSGIECVAVLKKRLPDMEFIMLTVYEDAERIFRALKAGASGYLVKSSAPEKLFEAIRDVHSGGAQFSAHIARRVVQYFRGPTKPVDESEKLSPREGEVIELLASGYIYKEIADKLGIGTETVRTYVKNICVKLRVKNRTEAVAKHISGES